The proteins below are encoded in one region of Candidatus Spechtbacteria bacterium:
- a CDS encoding type II toxin-antitoxin system HicA family toxin, protein MRALTARQVIRILRDNGFVLSRQRGSHMIWHNPQTNASVPVPLHGNNKSIPQGTLLAIVKQSGLAREKFK, encoded by the coding sequence ATGCGCGCTCTCACCGCAAGACAAGTTATTCGAATTCTTCGCGATAACGGTTTTGTTTTATCTCGCCAGCGAGGAAGCCACATGATTTGGCATAATCCGCAAACCAATGCGAGCGTGCCAGTCCCCTTGCATGGGAATAATAAATCCATTCCTCAAGGCACACTGCTTGCAATTGTGAAGCAGTCCGGACTTGCTCGTGAAAAATTTAAATAA
- a CDS encoding type II toxin-antitoxin system HicB family antitoxin produces the protein MARKTHKISSYFAVFDPAEEGGYNVSFPDFPGCVTFGKNFEEAKAKAQEVLELWIEELTSHKQEIPKAVARAIIDEVRVALP, from the coding sequence ATGGCTAGAAAAACTCATAAAATTTCATCTTATTTCGCCGTGTTTGATCCCGCGGAGGAGGGAGGATATAATGTATCTTTCCCGGATTTTCCCGGATGCGTAACCTTTGGAAAGAATTTTGAAGAAGCTAAGGCAAAAGCGCAAGAAGTTTTGGAATTGTGGATTGAAGAACTAACTTCTCACAAACAAGAAATTCCCAAAGCGGTTGCAAGGGCTATTATTGATGAGGTCCGCGTAGCTCTTCCTTAA
- a CDS encoding CCA tRNA nucleotidyltransferase, translating to MFPDIVVRLAQAMQARGGRLFVVGGTVRDMILGVPPKDFDLEVHGIAPSRLEETVASFHPSWMDTVGRSYGVLKVRIDGEDLDIAPPRRDSKVGEGHKGILAVPDPTMTLEEACRRRDFTVGAMAMDPLTGELFDFFGGQEDLRQGILRATDPERFVDDPLRVMRAVQFAARFGFAVEQATAVLCRNVTATKEFVGQSPARVSEEWRKLLLKSPQPSVGLQVGLELGVWDALHPELAALWICPQDANWHPEGSVGEHTKLAVDKAAEIVRREGLAGDDALVIILAVLLHDSGKPATTVFIDGRWRSPNHEAAGVDAARKFFARNAFGREIEARVLPLIADHLFPAQHGLEVSDAAIRRLAQRLVQATIAELVMVSEADVLGRAVPNREFAEGTALLEQAKTLAVGSGKTEPLLMGRHLISELGMKPNRQFSEILRAVFEAQLEGRVATIEQALDMAREIMAAYA from the coding sequence ATGTTTCCGGACATCGTGGTCCGGCTCGCCCAGGCCATGCAAGCGCGTGGCGGGCGGCTGTTCGTGGTCGGCGGGACTGTCCGGGACATGATTCTGGGCGTTCCGCCGAAGGACTTTGACCTCGAGGTGCACGGCATTGCGCCGTCGCGTCTCGAGGAGACCGTCGCCTCCTTTCATCCGAGCTGGATGGACACCGTGGGGCGTTCCTACGGCGTTCTGAAGGTTCGGATCGACGGGGAGGATTTGGACATAGCTCCACCCCGCCGAGACTCCAAGGTCGGAGAGGGTCACAAGGGGATCCTGGCGGTCCCTGACCCGACTATGACCTTGGAGGAAGCATGCCGTCGCCGTGACTTCACGGTTGGGGCGATGGCGATGGATCCCCTGACCGGAGAACTTTTTGACTTCTTCGGAGGTCAGGAAGATTTGCGGCAGGGGATTCTGCGGGCGACTGACCCGGAGCGGTTCGTGGACGATCCACTGCGCGTGATGCGCGCGGTGCAGTTCGCGGCCCGCTTCGGGTTTGCGGTGGAACAGGCAACAGCCGTGCTCTGCCGCAATGTCACTGCGACCAAAGAGTTTGTCGGCCAGTCGCCGGCGCGGGTTTCCGAGGAATGGCGCAAACTGCTTCTCAAGAGCCCGCAGCCGTCGGTGGGCTTGCAGGTCGGGCTGGAGCTTGGGGTGTGGGATGCACTGCACCCGGAGCTTGCGGCCTTGTGGATCTGCCCTCAGGATGCCAATTGGCACCCGGAAGGCAGTGTCGGCGAGCACACGAAATTGGCGGTGGACAAAGCTGCTGAAATCGTGCGCCGCGAAGGGCTGGCGGGGGACGACGCCCTGGTCATCATCCTGGCAGTCCTGCTTCATGATTCGGGGAAGCCGGCGACAACCGTCTTCATTGACGGCCGCTGGCGTTCCCCGAACCACGAGGCGGCGGGCGTGGATGCCGCGCGTAAGTTTTTTGCCCGAAACGCATTCGGGCGGGAGATTGAAGCGCGCGTTCTGCCGCTAATCGCCGATCACTTGTTTCCAGCCCAGCATGGGCTGGAGGTGAGTGATGCGGCGATTCGCCGCCTGGCACAGCGTCTGGTTCAGGCAACCATCGCGGAATTGGTGATGGTGTCGGAGGCAGACGTGCTAGGCAGGGCTGTGCCTAATCGCGAGTTCGCGGAAGGTACGGCTCTGCTGGAGCAGGCGAAGACGCTGGCTGTCGGCTCGGGCAAGACCGAGCCATTGCTGATGGGGCGCCACCTCATCAGCGAGCTCGGCATGAAGCCGAATCGGCAGTTTAGCGAGATTCTCCGCGCCGTGTTTGAGGCGCAGCTTGAGGGTCGGGTTGCGACCATTGAGCAGGCGCTGGATATGGCGCGGGAGATTATGGCCGCCTACGCTTAA
- the rpmF gene encoding 50S ribosomal protein L32 — translation MALPTQRHTKSRRNRRRSHLALKQTSIVSCKKCGKPSLPHRMCEYCGTYKGRMVIDVIAKLDKKEQKKRKREQAEHEHEHVAEKSEKVIQK, via the coding sequence ATGGCATTACCAACACAACGTCATACCAAATCCCGCCGCAACAGACGCCGTTCGCACCTCGCGCTTAAGCAAACGAGTATTGTGTCTTGCAAAAAATGCGGCAAGCCATCTCTTCCTCATCGCATGTGCGAGTATTGCGGCACATACAAGGGCAGAATGGTCATTGATGTAATTGCAAAATTAGACAAAAAAGAGCAGAAGAAACGCAAGCGCGAACAAGCAGAGCACGAACATGAGCATGTTGCCGAAAAATCAGAAAAAGTAATTCAGAAATAA
- the nusB gene encoding transcription antitermination factor NusB, giving the protein MANRHLSRTIAMQSLYEWDFWGRDNSRLSEILERNIAEMGAGIDDPTLVHAIVDGVIEHREKMDEIITRCAPAWPLEQVTIIDRNVLRIGIFELLWGNRDEVPPKVAINEAIEIAKTFGGESSGRFINGVLGTIYREIGEPGKEQMTKKKEEIDVAESVESEVLEEKEQLTED; this is encoded by the coding sequence ATGGCAAATCGTCATCTTTCGCGAACCATCGCAATGCAGTCCCTTTATGAATGGGATTTCTGGGGACGCGACAATTCACGGCTTTCGGAAATTTTGGAACGTAACATCGCAGAAATGGGGGCAGGCATTGACGATCCGACATTAGTCCACGCTATCGTGGATGGTGTTATAGAGCATCGCGAAAAGATGGACGAAATTATCACGCGCTGCGCGCCAGCTTGGCCCTTGGAGCAGGTGACAATCATAGACCGAAACGTTTTGCGAATCGGTATTTTTGAATTATTGTGGGGAAACCGCGACGAAGTACCGCCAAAAGTGGCAATTAATGAGGCAATTGAAATTGCAAAGACATTCGGCGGCGAAAGCTCTGGCCGATTCATTAATGGTGTTTTGGGGACAATTTATCGCGAAATAGGCGAACCGGGCAAGGAGCAGATGACGAAGAAGAAAGAAGAGATCGATGTCGCAGAATCTGTGGAGAGTGAAGTATTAGAAGAGAAGGAGCAATTAACAGAGGATTAA